A window of Tripterygium wilfordii isolate XIE 37 chromosome 7, ASM1340144v1, whole genome shotgun sequence contains these coding sequences:
- the LOC120001991 gene encoding uncharacterized protein LOC120001991 → MERGESSTQNRILRRQFMSSRRQPYNGHSSLESSPCSMLESRNKRRRVYDCGMNPHESDVIETDDFVPFSFGGPDYSCAYCGAIFWFEERVKNASTRAPVYSLCCRQGRIKLPPLKEAPEPLKSLLRYNGGQASKLFRQEIRAYNSIFAFTSTGGKIDRTINNGDAPYIFRLNGQNHHRIGSLLPLNGERPQFAQLYIYDTENEVANRMAVLGDSSKESQIDSNVVSELIKMFDSINTLVKIFRMARDRFSSGDIHSLSLRLCEKQLGDTIQYNAAATPQMAGLFIGELGETDEGRDIIVEQHSGTLKRINDLHSCFMAMQYPILFPYGENGYTLDIPYYYPTNTPTLKRKSVTRREYYAYILHQRNVADGLLHLGGRLFQQYIVDAYTCIEDERLRYIRFKYQQEHFRSEIYSGMQDAFLRGDINAKSLGKRVILPSSFTGSPRYMIQHYHDAMAICRSRGNPDLFITFTCNIQWIEICTALSLIPGQKAEDRPDIVSRVFHMKLAEFIRDIKQQNYFGQAIRCIYTVEFQKRGLPHVHIVVWLHPNDKYSTPEDINRVICAEIPDRATDPALFNVVSRFMLHGPCGLANPNAPCMRNKKCSKHFPKKYFADTVIGEDGYAMYRRREDGKSVIKQGVELDNRSIVPYNKGLLLKYQAHVNVEWCNQSRSIKYLFKYINKGPDRTRALLQENVHNTVGVSEADSQPVDEIKLYLDCRYLCAYESTWRIFEYEIHCKYPAVQNLTIHLPQMNNIIFRGDMDVSAVIHQPGIEKSMLTEWMFTNSVAVDARTLTYTEFPSFWRWDSTNKIWLRRKRGHCIGRITYIHPSAGEVYYLRMLLAYVKGPTNFTHIRTVNGTIYYTFKEACAAMGLTGDDREWHEVLDEAAIWATSNELRTLYVTLIIFCEVADSAKLFHAHLPNFQDDIIYKLQNTFDMAPSTISPSHVRDQVLVEIQAVLSKNGATLADYNLPVPTHTLMEQLGNTLLREEIASRTLDM, encoded by the coding sequence ATGGAAAGAGGGGAGTCAAGTACGCAAAATAGAATTTTGCGTAGACAATTTATGAGCAGTCGGAGACAGCCATATAATGGACATAGTTCTCTTGAGAGTTCTCCGTGTTCCATGTTGGAGTCTAGAAACAAGCGCCGCAGAGTATACGACTGTGGGATGAATCCTCATGAAAGTGATGTGATTGAGACCGATGACTTTGTTCCATTCAGTTTTGGTGGTCCAGACTATTCATGTGCTTATTGTGGCGCtattttttggtttgaagaacGAGTGAAGAATGCAAGCACGCGAGCACCAGTATACTCACTTTGCTGTAGGCAAGGCCGGATAAAACTTCCACCTCTAAAAGAAGCTCCTGAACCATTAAAAAGTTTATTACGTTATAATGGTGGTCAGGCTTCAAAACTTTTTCGGCAAGAAATAAGGGCCTACAATTCTATCTTTGCATTCACTTCAACCGGCGGAAAAATTGACAGGACCATTAATAATGGTGATGCTCCTTATATATTCAGATTGAATGGTCAAAATCACCATAGGATTGGATCATTGCTTCCATTAAATGGTGAGAGGCCTCAATTTGCTCAGCTCTACATATATGACACAGAAAATGAAGTTGCTAATCGAATGGCTGTCCTTGGTGATTCCAGCAAGGAAAGTCAGATTGACAGCAATGTTGTGTCAGAGCTCATAAAAATGTTTGACAGCATTAATACTTTGGTGAAAATCTTCCGAATGGCAAGGGATCGGTTCAGCTCTGGAGACATTCATTCTCTGTCATTAAGACTATGTGAGAAACAGCTGGGCGACACAATTCAGTACAACGCGGCTGCTACACCTCAAATGGCTGGTTTATTTATTGGAGAACTTGGTGAAACAGATGAAGGGCGTGATATCATTGTTGAGCAGCACTCCGGAACATTGAAGCGCATCAATGATTTGCATTCTTGCTTTATGGCAATGCAATATCCTATCTTATTCCCATATGGAGAAAATGGGTACACACTTGATATCCCCTATTATTATCCAACCAACACACCTACATTGAAACGCAAATCTGTCACCAGGCGAGAATATTATGCGTATATATTGCACCAAAGAAATGTTGCTGATGGATTACTTCATCTTGGAGGGAGGTTGTTTCAACAATATATCGTCGATGCATATACATGTATAGAAGATGAGAGGCTGCGATATATTAGATTCAAATACCAGCAAGAGCATTTCAGGAGTGAAATCTACAGTGGTATGCAAGATGCATTCCTTCGAGGTGATATCAACGCCAAATCCCTTGGTAAGCGTGTTATACTACCTTCAAGCTTTACCGGTAGCCCACGATATATGATCCAGCATTACCACGATGCTATGGCTATATGTCGATCTCGAGGAAATCCCGATCTTTTTATCACTTTCACATGTAATATTCAGTGGATTGAAATCTGTACTGCATTAAGCCTAATTCCAGGGCAGAAAGCTGAAGATCGGCCTGATATTGTTTCTCGCGTGTTTCATATGAAGCTTGCAGAGTTTATAAGAGATATCAAGCAACAAAACTACTTTGGACAAGCTATTAGATGTATCTACACAgttgaatttcaaaaaagagGCTTGCCTCATGTACACATTGTTGTTTGGCTCCATCCAAATGACAAATACTCAACTCCAGAAGACATTAATAGAGTCATTTGTGCAGAAATTCCAGATCGTGCAACTGATCCTGCCCTGTTCAATGTTGTGTCACGATTTATGCTACATGGACCTTGCGGCTTGGCAAATCCAAACGCACCATGTATGAGGAATAAAAAATGCAGTAAACATTTCCCAAAAAAGTATTTTGCAGACACAGTTATAGGAGAGGACGGTTATGCAATGTATAGAAGACGTGAAGATGGAAAATCTGTAATTAAACAAGGAGTGGAGCTAGACAACAGGTCTATTGTCCCATATAACAAAGGCCTTCTCCTCAAGTATCAGGCACATGTGAATGTCGAATGGTGCAACCAGTCAAGATCCATAAAATATCTATTTAAGTACATTAACAAAGGACCAGATAGAACAAGAGCACTTCTACAAGAAAATGTCCATAATACTGTTGGTGTTTCAGAAGCTGATTCTCAACCAGTTGATGAGATAAAGCTATATCTTGACTGCAGGTATTTATGTGCATATGAGTCTACTTGGAGAATTTTTGAATATGAGATTCATTGCAAGTATCCAGCTGTCCAAAATTTAACTATCCACCTGCCTCAAATGAATAACATTATTTTTAGAGGAGATATGGATGTAAGTGCAGTTATTCATCAACCAGGTATAGAAAAGTCAATGCTAACAGAGTGGATGTTCACCAATAGTGTTGCTGTTGACGCACGTACATTAACATACACTGAATTTCCTTCATTCTGGAGGTGGGACTCAACAAATAAGATATGGCTGCGAAGAAAAAGGGGACATTGCATTGGCCGGATAACTTACATTCACCCTTCCGCAGGGGAGGTTTATTATCTGCGAATGTTGTTGGCATATGTAAAAGGACCGACAAATTTTACTCACATAAGAACTGTAAATGGAACAATATACTACACATTTAAGGAAGCTTGTGCAGCAATGGGCCTAACAGGAGATGATCGAGAATGGCATGAAGTTCTTGATGAGGCTGCAATCTGGGCTACATCTAATGAACTTAGAACTCTATATGTAACCTTAATTATCTTTTGTGAAGTTGCAGATTCAGCAAAATTATTCCATGCACATCTCCCAAATTTCCAAGATGACATTATTTACAAGCTGCAGAATACATTTGACATGGCTCCTTCAACGATTTCACCATCACATGTCAGAGATCAAGTTTTAGTTGAAATACAAGCAGTATTATCAAAGAATGGCGCTACCCTTGCTGACTATAATCTCCCTGTGCCTACACACACACTCATGGAACAACTTGGCAACACACTGTTAAGAGAAGAAATAGCTTCGAGAACGTTAGACATGTGA
- the LOC120001841 gene encoding tropinone reductase homolog At2g29330-like — translation MAANSSKDGRWSLRGMTALVTGGSSGIGYAIVEELVGMGATVHTCSYNESQLNECLREWETKGFAVTGSVCDVKSRAQREDLMASVSTLFNGKLNILINNVGTGIKKPTIEFTADEFSFIVNTNLESGFHLCQLAYPLLRNSGSGSIVFNSSVAGVVSVSVGSPYGLTKGALNQLAKNLACEWAKDNIRINAVAPWVIITDLTKAYLEDEKYKEAVISRTPMGRTGEPKEVSSLVAFLCMPAASYITGQTICVDGGMTVNGFSFP, via the exons ATGGCTGCAAATAGTAGTAAGGATGGTAGATGGTCTCTTCGAGGAATGACTGCTCTCGTTACTGGCGGTAGCAGCGGAATTGG GTATGCAATAGTGGAGGAACTGGTAGGAATGGGAGCAACCGTGCACACATGCTCTTATAATGAGTCCCAGCTCAATGAATGCCTCCGCGAATGGGAAACAAAGGGTTTTGCAGTGACTGGTTCAGTCTGTGATGTAAAATCTCGGGCCCAAAGAGAAGATCTAATGGCCTCTGTTTCAACTCTGTTCAATGGCAAACTTAACATCCTT ATAAACAACGTGGGGACAGGAATAAAGAAACCAACTATAGAATTCACAGCTGATGAATTCTCATTTATCGTGAACACCAACCTTGAATCTGGTTTTCACTTGTGCCAACTTGCCTATCCTCTTTTGAGAAATTCAGGAAGTGGAAGCATTGTTTTTAACTCTTCGGTTGCTGGTGTTGTCTCAGTAAGCGTTGGATCTCCATACGGACTAACTAAAG GAGCGTTGAATCAACTTGCAAAGAATTTGGCGTGCGAGTGGGCGAAAGACAATATCAGAATCAATGCTGTGGCTCCCTGGGTCATCATTACAGATCTTACTAAAGCT TATTTGGAAGATGAAAAATATAAGGAGGCTGTAATATCTCGAACTCCTATGGGACGCACAGGAGAGCCAAAGGAGGTGTCTTCATTGGTGGCATTCTTATGCATGCCAGCAGCTTCATACATAACTGGACAGACTATTTGCGTTGATGGAGGGATGACTGTGAATGGCTTCTCATTTCCTTAA
- the LOC120003121 gene encoding uncharacterized protein LOC120003121, with protein sequence METASVFLHSRATPSGFPLSGAGGKIFSLRPFSEHLRCHQPSTRFHLHKYPQPIDNPSLSGYSPFPLTRTPGISRTHFFPPLKCSYSSSSSPSSQNPLFRPFKDFSLDSLRENFLRLTPFDVIKWSGIVSVAIAATKWTLNLLLNPFFWMYFSWTWLFWPWCLAIALAIYGLYCFRKHSLGEANIFEQLAIVTSSFAWLTLVPPAHFNGYLEGWPFVFFFVYHYFFFFNVSVRKRLYGDYYMRPHDPKWDIDIPKWYRYLFCVGVMVGHWLAAFEGPELHRIPGGWSNVGLGILIVMTLLMQYNSTFYLAKYSEKVAVPTAVVQFGPYRWVRHPIYASTMLLFAIYCIALRAPFSMLFVIAVCLMYYEQKAKMEEALMIETFGEGYLEYMSKVRHKFIPLVY encoded by the coding sequence ATGGAAACCGCATCCGTGTTCCTTCATTCGAGAGCAACGCCATCTGGATTCCCTCTATCTGGTGCCGGCGGGAAAATCTTTTCTCTGAGGCCTTTCAGCGAACACTTGCGATGCCATCAACCGAGTACCCGCTTTCATCTTCACAAGTACCCACAACCCATCGATAATCCATCACTTTCCGGCTACTCTCCATTTCCATTAACGCGAACTCCAGGTATATCTAGGACCCACTTTTTTCCTCCTCTCAAATGTTCATATTCCAGCTCCTCAAGCCCATCCTCTCAAAACCCATTATTTAGACCATTCAAAGATTTCTCTCTTGATTCGTTGAGGGAAAATTTTCTGCGGCTCACCCCTTTCGATGTCATCAAATGGTCTGGGATAGTATCCGTAGCAATTGCAGCCACAAAATGGACTCTCAATTTGCTGCTGAACCCATTTTTCTGGATGTATTTTAGCTGGACTTGGCTGTTTTGGCCATGGTGTTTGGCTATTGCGCTTGCAATTTATGGATTATATTGCTTTCGCAAGCATTCGCTGGGGGAAGCAAACATTTTTGAGCAGCTCGCCATTGTAACTTCATCGTTTGCTTGGCTTACGCTTGTCCCCCCTGCCCATTTCAATGGATATCTTGAAGGTTGGCCTTTTGTGTTCTTCTTCGTCTAccattatttctttttcttcaatgtCAGTGTAAGAAAACGATTATATGGAGATTATTACATGCGCCCGCATGATCCCAAGTGGGATATAGACATTCCCAAATGGTACCGCTATTTGTTCTGTGTTGGTGTCATGGTTGGGCATTGGCTAGCTGCATTTGAGGGGCCTGAGCTACACCGTATTCCTGGTGGGTGGAGTAATGTGGGTTTGGGGATCCTGATAGTAATGACTTTGTTAATGCAGTATAATTCGACTTTCTATCTCGCTAAATATTCAGAGAAGGTGGCGGTGCCAACTGCTGTGGTGCAGTTTGGACCATATAGATGGGTGAGGCATCCCATATATGCATCCACTATGCTTCTGTTTGCAATTTATTGTATTGCACTTCGAGCACCTTTCAGCATGCTATTTGTTATTGCTGTATGCTTGATGTATTATGAGCAGAAGGCAAAAATGGAGGAGGCTCTGATGATTGAGACTTTCGGGGAAGGGTACTTGGAGTACATGAGCAAAGTTCGGCACAAATTTATTCCTTTGGTCTATTAG
- the LOC120001236 gene encoding uncharacterized protein LOC120001236 translates to MDEKWKLSKSSSSKSPFFSRSFSTKSVSSKDPLLRSSSLKSSVSSSKSALPRSYSQKGSSISRKCSSLAKEQKARFYIMRRCVAMLVCWRKHGDS, encoded by the coding sequence ATGGATGAAAAGTGGAAGTTATCCAAGAGCTCATCGTCAAAGTCTCCATTTTTCTCTCGTAGTTTCTCAACAAAGAGCGTCTCATCGAAGGATCCTCTGTTGCGAAGTTCTTCCCTCAAGAGCTCTGTTTCTTCGTCCAAGTCTGCTCTTCCCAGAAGTTATTCACAAAAGGGATCTTCAATCAGCCGCAAGTGTAGTAGCCTTGCTAAGGAACAGAAAGCAAGGTTTTATATCATGAGAAGATGTGTTGCCATGCTTGTTTGCTGGCGCAAGCATGGCGACTCTTGA
- the LOC120003120 gene encoding abscisic acid 8'-hydroxylase 2 yields MQPTFLSELLVFAFPLPVLIFLSLSLFSLLLLFHQWHHPKDKRLLPPGSMGLPYIGETLKLYTENPNSFFSNRQKRYGDIFKTHILGCPCVMISSPEAARVVLVSKAYLFKPTYPPSKEKLIGPEALFFHQGDYHSRLKKLVQSSFLPSALKGSVSEIEQIVLRLLPTWNHNTINTLHELKRYAFDVAMISAFGDKKEIQMEGIKCLYQYVEKGYNSMPLDLPGTLFHKAMKARKLLNERLRRVIQKRRESGKQGGGLLGVLLGQEQQNQLSDSQIADNIIGVIFAAHDTTASVLTWVLKYLHDNQDLLEAVVREQERVGLKKMEGDRGLIWDDTKSMPLTTRVIQETLRTASILSFTFREAVEDVEFEGYFIPKGWKVLPLFRSIHHCPDFFPKPDKFDPSRFEVPPRPNTYLPFGNGVHSCPGSELAKLEMLVLLHHLTTTYRWQVVGDEDGIKYGPFPVPKRGLPIKVTSRDQKTTK; encoded by the exons ATGCAACCAACGTTTCTTTCTGAATTACTTGTATTTGCTTTTCCTTTACCGGTTCTGATATTCCTTTCTCTCTCGTTATTTTCGTTGCTTTTACTTTTCCATCAATGGCACCACCCAAAAGACAAGCGACTACTCCCTCCAGGCTCTATGGGTTTGCCTTATATTGGAGAAACCCTCAAACTCTACACCGAAAACCCAAATTCCTTCTTCTCCAACAGACAAAAAAG GTATGGAGATATATTTAAGACCCACATATTGGGTTGTCCATGTGTGATGATATCAAGCCCAGAAGCAGCAAGGGTTGTTTTGGTAAGTAAGGCTTATTTGTTCAAGCCAACATATCCACCAAGTAAAGAGAAATTGATTGGACCAGAGGCACTATTCTTTCATCAAGGTGACTATCATTCAAGGCTCAAGAAGTTAGTGCAATCCTCCTTTTTACCCTCAGCACTAAAAGGGTCAGTTTCAGAGATTGAACAAATTGTTTTGAGACTTCTGCCTACTTGGAATCACAACACAATCAACACTCTACACGAATTGAAGAGG TATGCTTTTGATGTGGCAATGATTTCGGCTTTCGGAGACAAAAAGGAGATACAGATGGAGGGAATAAAATGTCTGTACCAATACGTAGAGAAGGGATACAATTCCATGCCTTTGGATCTACCTGGAACTCTCTTTCACAAAGCAATGAAG GCAAGGAAGCTTCTGAATGAGAGATTAAGGAGAGTGAtacagaaaaggagagagagtggAAAACAAGGTGGAGGTTTGCTGGGGGTACTATTGGGACAGGAGCAACAGAATCAGCTTAGTGATTCTCAAATCGCTGACAACATAATTGGAGTGATTTTCGCCGCACATGATACCACTGCTAGTGTCCTTACCTGGGTTCTCAAATACTTACATGACAATCAAGATCTATTGGAAGCTGTGGTG AGGGAACAAGAAAGAGTCGGACTTAAGAAGATGGAGGGAGATCGGGGACTTATTTGGGATGATACCAAATCCATGCCGTTGACAACCCGG GTAATCCAAGAGACACTAAGGACGGCAAGTATACTTTCATTTACATTTAGGGAAGCAGTAGAAGATGTGGAGTTCGAAGGCTACTTTATCCCAAAAGGTTGGAAGGTTCTTCCACTCTTCAGAAGCATTCATCACTGCCCAGATTTCTTCCCCAAACCTGATAAATTTGACCCTTCAAGATTCGAG GTGCCACCAAGACCAAACACGTATCTGCCATTTGGGAATGGAGTGCACTCCTGTCCAGGAAGTGAGCTGGCCAAGCTTGAGATGCTTGTCCTCCTTCACCACCTCACCACCACTTACAg GTGGCAAGTCGTAGGGGACGAGGATGGCATAAAATATGGGCCTTTCCCAGTGCCCAAACGGGGTTTGCCCATAAAAGTAACCTCCAGGGACCAGAAGACGACAAAATGA
- the LOC120002318 gene encoding ATP-dependent zinc metalloprotease FTSH 10, mitochondrial-like, with the protein MRMIFSRIGRPLSRSSRSRNVLRGVGGVRSAASTDAVAGLPLIGAINHRPGVGLGFLRGYVAAIGAHQEFVSKTNLSDLHYILAHPGIRRFFSSEAPKKKNYEKFYPKEKKEIPKGSEEKSESKEGDSNADDRNNFQEAFMKLQNWLPVVLAMALLFSSFPFDPREQQQISFQKFKNELLEPGLVDRIVVSNKSVATVYVKSSPRNQTSDDLVQGTGASARGHGAQSKFYINIGSVESFEEKLENAQEALGIDPHEYVPVTYVSEMLWYQELMRFAPTVLLLGALMFMGRRMQGGLGVGGGGGKGGRGIFNIGKAHVTKVDKNSKNKVYFKDVAGCDEAKQEIMEFVHFLKNPKKYEDLGAKIPKGALLVGPPGTGKTLLAKATAGESGVPFLSISGSDFMEMFVGVGPSRVRNLFQEARQCAPSIVFIDEIDAIGRARGRGGLSGSNDERESTLNQLLVEMDGFATTSGVVVLAGTNRPDILDKALLRPGRFDRQISIDKPDIKGREQILQIYLKKLKLDHEPSHYSQRLAALTPGFAGADIANVCNEAALIAARGEGSQVTMEHFEAAIDRIIGGLEKKNKVISKLERKTVAYHESGHAVTGWFLEHAEPLLKVTIVPRGTAALGFAQYVPNENLLLTKEQLFDMTCMTLGGRAAEQVLLGKISTGAQNDLEKVTKMTYAQVAVYGFSEKVGLLSFPQREDTFEMSKPYSSKTGAIIDGEVREWVSKAYERTIQLVEEHKEQVAQIAELLLEKEVLHQDDLLKVLGERPFKSSEVTNYDRFKQGFHEEDQQITESGSAEDDGPSSLEPQVVPA; encoded by the exons ATGAGGATGATATTTTCCAGGATTGGCCGTCCACTTTCGCGATCTTCTCGCTCTAgg AATGTATTGCGTGGTGTTGGTGGTGTGAGATCGGCGGCCTCTACTGACGCGGTTGCAGGGTTGCCACTGATTGGGGCAATTAATCATCGACCCGGCGTCGGATTAGGGTTTTTGAGGGGATATGTAGCCGCAATTGGAGCTCACCAGGAGTTTGTTTCCAAGACTAATTTATCAGATTTACATTATATTCTTGCCCACCCTGGGATTCGAAGGTTTTTCTCCAGTGAAGCCCCCAAGAAGAAAA ATTATGAAAAGTTctatcccaaggagaagaaggaaATTCCAAAGGGGAGTGAGGAGAAGTCTGAGTCCAAGG AGGGGGATTCTAATGCAGATGATCGTAACAATTTCCAGGAGGCTTTCATGAAACTTCAAAACTGGCTCCCCGTAGTACTAGCCATGGCGCTgcttttctcttcctttccctttGATCCGCGTGAACAACAACAG ATTAGCTTCCAGAAGTTCAAAAATGAGCTTCTTGAACCTGGTTTAGTGGACCGTATTGTTGTTTCCAATAAATCAGTTGCGACAGTGTATGTGAAGAGCAGTCCACGCAATCAAACAAGTGACGACTTGGTCCAAGGTACTGGTGCTTCAGCAAGGGGACATGGGGCCCAGTCTAAATTCTACATCAATATTGGAAGTGTTGAATCTTTTGAGGAGAAGTTGGAGAATGCCCAAGAAGCATTAGGGATAGACCCTCACGAGTATGTTCCTGTCACATATGTCTCTGAAATGCTTTGGTATCAGGAATTAATGAGGTTTGCACCAACAGTCTTGCTTTTAGGAGCCCTTATGTTTATGGGGCGGAGAATGCAGGGTGGATTAGGAGTTGGTGGCGGTGGAGGAAAGGGTGGCCGCGGAATATTTAACATAGGAAAAGCCCATGTAACAAAAGTGgataaaaattctaaaaataag GTGTATTTCAAGGACGTTGCTGGCTGTGATGAGGCAAAGCAAGAAATTATGGAGTTCGTGCATTTCCTCAAGAACCCTAAGAAGTATGAGGACTTAGGAGCCAAGATTCCAAAAGGTGCTTTATTGGTAGGGCCACCTGGCACAGGCAAGACTCTTTTAGCAAAAGCAACTGCTGGGGAGTCTGGTGTGCCTTTTCTATCTATCTCTGGTTCAGATTTCATGGAGATGTTTGTTGGTGTTGGGCCATCGAGGGTAAGGAACTTGTTTCAAGAAGCAAGGCAATGTGCTCCCAGTATAGTTTTCATTGATGAGATTGATGCAATTGGTCGCGCAAGGGGCCGTGGAGGCTTATCAGGTTCAAATGATGAGCGTGAGAGTACTCTAAATCAGTTACTGGTAGAAATGGATGGTTTTGCTACAACTTCTGGAGTAGTTGTGCTTGCTGGCACTAATAGGCCTGACATTTTAGATAAAGCTTTGTTGAGGCCTGGGCGTTTTGACCGCCAAATATCCATTGATAAACCAGACATTAAAGGCCGTGAACAGATACTTCAGATCTACTTGAAGAAGCTCAAACTTGATCATGAACCATCACATTACTCACAAAGACTTGCTGCGCTGACTCCTGGATTTGCTGGAGCAGATATTGCAAATGTTTGTAATGAAGCTGCTTTAATTGCTGCAAGGGGTGAAGGGTCACAGGTGACAATGGAACATTTTGAGGCAGCTATAGATAGAATCATTGGTGGGCTGGAGAAGAAGAACAAG GTAATAAGCAAGCTGGAACGCAAAACTGTTGCTTACCATGAATCTGGTCATGCTGTTACTGGCTGGTTTTTGGAACATGCGGAGCCCCTCTTGAAAGTGACAATTGTTCCTCGTGGAACCGCAGCACTTGGCTTTGCTCAGTATGTTCCGAATGAAAACCTTCTCTTGACCAAGGAACAGCTATTTGATATGACTTGCATGACCCTTGGTGGGCGAGCAGCCGAACAG GTTTTGCTTGGGAAAATTTCTACAGGAGCCCAAAATGACTTGGAGAAGGTGACAAAGATGACTTATGCCCAAGTTGCAGTGTACGGTTTTAGTGAAAAGGTAGGTCTCCTATCTTTTCCTCAAAGAGAGGATACATTTGAAATGTCTAAGCCCTACAGCAGCAAGACGGGGGCGATCATTGACGGTGAAGTACGAGAATGGGTAAGCAAGGCATATGAACGGACAATTCAGCTCGTAGAGGAACACAAAGAGCAGGTGGCTCAGATTGCTGAGTTGTTGCTTGAGAAGGAAGTCCTCCATCAAGATGACTTGTTAAAAGTTTTGGGCGAACGGCCATTTAAATCAAGTGAAGTTACTAATTACGACAGATTTAAGCAAGGGTTTCATGAGGAAGATCAGCAGATCACCGAGAGTGGATCTGCCGAGGATGATGGACCTTCATCCCTTGAGCCTCAAGTTGTCCCTGCTTAG